A region of Methyloversatilis discipulorum DNA encodes the following proteins:
- the dapA gene encoding 4-hydroxy-tetrahydrodipicolinate synthase yields the protein MITGSLVAIVTPMNEDGSLDYASLRRLIDFHVAEGTDGIVIVGTTGESPTVDFDEHCELIRFTVEHTAGRIPVIAGTGANSTREAIELAQHAKSVGVDACLTVVPYYNKPTQEGLYRHFRAQAEAVDVPFILYNVPGRTVADLANDTTIRLSEVPNIVGIKDATGNLDRAGELINRAPEGFALYSGDDASTAAFILMGGHGSISVTANVAPRLMHEMNAAALAGDAVKARAINAKLIGLHRQLFCEANPIPVKWAVQQMGLCGPTLRLPLTELQPQFHEQVRAAMKQAGVLA from the coding sequence ATGATTACCGGATCGCTCGTCGCCATCGTCACCCCCATGAACGAGGATGGCAGTCTCGACTACGCCAGCCTGCGTCGCCTGATTGATTTCCACGTCGCCGAAGGCACCGACGGCATCGTCATCGTCGGCACCACCGGCGAGTCGCCCACCGTCGATTTCGACGAGCACTGCGAACTGATCCGCTTCACGGTCGAGCACACCGCCGGCCGTATCCCGGTCATCGCCGGCACCGGCGCCAACTCGACGCGCGAGGCGATCGAACTGGCGCAGCACGCGAAGTCGGTCGGCGTCGATGCCTGCCTGACCGTCGTGCCCTACTACAACAAGCCGACGCAGGAAGGCCTGTACCGCCACTTCCGCGCCCAGGCCGAAGCGGTCGACGTGCCCTTCATCCTGTACAACGTGCCCGGCCGCACGGTGGCCGATCTGGCCAACGACACCACCATCCGCCTGTCGGAAGTCCCGAACATCGTCGGCATCAAGGACGCCACCGGCAATCTCGACCGCGCCGGCGAACTGATCAACCGCGCGCCCGAGGGCTTCGCGCTGTACAGCGGCGACGACGCGTCGACCGCCGCCTTCATCCTGATGGGCGGCCATGGCTCGATTTCGGTCACCGCCAACGTGGCGCCGCGCCTGATGCACGAAATGAATGCCGCCGCGCTGGCCGGCGACGCGGTCAAGGCGCGCGCGATCAACGCGAAGCTGATCGGCCTGCACCGTCAGCTTTTCTGTGAAGCCAACCCGATTCCGGTCAAGTGGGCCGTGCAGCAGATGGGCCTGTGCGGCCCGACGCTGCGTCTGCCGCTGACCGAATTGCAGCCGCAATTCCACGAGCAGGTCCGCGCCGCGATGAAGCAGGCCGGCGTGCTTGCCTGA
- a CDS encoding histone deacetylase family protein — MGPHHPECPDRLAAIQDRLIASGLDAYLQHHDAPAADIDMLARAHSPEYLRQIFDAVPGSGIVHLDPDTAMCPNSLRAALRAAGAGVHATDLVMSGAAVNAFCAVRPPGHHAEYARAMGFCFFNNVVVAARHALEKHGLERVAIIDFDVHHGNGTENIVAHDQRILMVSIFQHPFYPYSGAEPLADNLCNVPLPAGTRGDGFREAVTTKWLPRLDAFAPQMIFISAGFDAHYEDDMASLGLVEADYAWVSTELMKVAKKHGKGRIVSMLEGGYALSALGRSAVEHIRALAEL, encoded by the coding sequence ATGGGGCCGCACCATCCCGAATGCCCCGACCGCCTGGCTGCGATACAGGACCGCCTGATCGCCAGCGGTCTTGACGCCTACCTGCAGCACCACGACGCGCCGGCGGCCGACATCGACATGCTTGCGCGCGCGCATTCGCCGGAGTACCTGCGGCAGATCTTCGACGCGGTGCCGGGCAGCGGCATCGTCCATCTCGACCCGGATACCGCGATGTGCCCGAATTCGCTGCGCGCCGCACTGCGCGCGGCCGGCGCCGGCGTGCATGCGACCGATCTGGTGATGTCGGGCGCCGCGGTGAACGCCTTCTGCGCGGTGCGCCCGCCCGGCCATCACGCCGAGTACGCCCGCGCCATGGGTTTCTGCTTCTTCAACAACGTGGTGGTCGCGGCGCGCCACGCGCTGGAAAAGCATGGCCTGGAGCGCGTGGCCATCATCGATTTCGACGTGCATCACGGCAACGGCACCGAGAACATCGTCGCCCACGACCAGCGCATCCTGATGGTGAGCATCTTCCAGCATCCCTTCTACCCGTACTCCGGGGCGGAGCCGCTGGCCGACAACCTGTGCAACGTGCCGCTGCCGGCCGGCACCCGCGGCGACGGCTTCCGCGAGGCGGTGACGACGAAGTGGCTGCCGCGGCTGGATGCCTTCGCGCCGCAGATGATTTTCATCTCGGCCGGCTTCGACGCGCACTACGAGGACGACATGGCCTCGCTCGGACTGGTCGAGGCCGACTACGCCTGGGTCAGTACCGAATTGATGAAGGTGGCGAAGAAGCATGGCAAGGGTCGCATCGTGTCGATGCTGGAGGGCGGCTACGCGCTGTCGGCGTTGGGCCGCAGCGCGGTCGAGCACATCCGGGCGCTGGCCGAGCTTTAA
- a CDS encoding AAA family ATPase has protein sequence MPTLAPSVVIEAASTLILGKRSRLELALTCLIAGGHLLIEDVPGTGKTTLAHVMAQLFGLDFRRVQFTSDLLPADILGVSVFERETGAFRFHPGPVFTQVLLADEVNRATPRTQSALLEAMEEHQVSVEGETRRLPEPFFVIATQNPASQIGTYPLPESQLDRFMMRITMGYPDPAAERALLTGRDRRSLLADLAPVADAATLTRWRAEAEALHVADALIDYVQALIAHTRSSGMWRLGLSPRAGLALLAAARAHARVFDRAHVLPEDVQAVLPAVALHRLPALEQGSPDDMARALLQAVALPA, from the coding sequence ATGCCCACCCTCGCTCCCAGCGTCGTCATCGAAGCCGCTTCCACCCTCATTCTCGGCAAGCGCAGCCGGCTCGAACTGGCGCTGACCTGCCTGATCGCCGGCGGCCACCTGCTGATCGAGGACGTGCCGGGCACCGGCAAGACCACGCTGGCGCACGTGATGGCCCAGCTGTTCGGCCTCGATTTCCGTCGCGTGCAGTTCACCAGCGACCTGCTGCCGGCGGACATCCTCGGCGTGTCGGTATTCGAGCGCGAAACCGGCGCCTTCCGCTTCCACCCGGGCCCGGTGTTCACGCAGGTGCTGCTGGCGGACGAGGTGAACCGCGCCACGCCGCGCACGCAGAGCGCGCTGCTGGAGGCGATGGAAGAGCACCAGGTCAGCGTCGAGGGCGAAACCCGCCGCCTGCCCGAGCCCTTCTTCGTCATCGCGACGCAGAACCCGGCCAGCCAGATCGGCACCTACCCGCTGCCCGAATCGCAGCTCGACCGCTTCATGATGCGCATCACCATGGGCTACCCAGACCCGGCGGCCGAGCGCGCGCTGCTGACCGGCCGCGACCGGCGCAGCCTGCTGGCCGATCTGGCACCGGTGGCCGACGCCGCGACGCTGACGCGGTGGCGCGCCGAAGCCGAGGCGCTGCACGTGGCCGACGCGCTGATCGACTACGTGCAGGCGCTGATCGCCCACACCCGCAGCAGCGGTATGTGGCGGCTCGGCCTGAGCCCGCGCGCCGGTCTTGCGCTGCTGGCCGCCGCGCGCGCCCACGCGCGGGTGTTCGACCGCGCCCACGTACTGCCGGAAGACGTGCAGGCGGTGCTGCCCGCCGTCGCGCTGCACCGCCTGCCGGCACTCGAACAGGGCAGCCCGGACGACATGGCGCGCGCGCTGCTGCAGGCGGTGGCGCTGCCGGCCTGA
- a CDS encoding DUF58 domain-containing protein, which produces MRDALRRWLASLGGSPALPLTLDRRRIFVLPTRVGLVWGVALIAMLLTAINYTLSLGFALVFMLAGLGQVALLHTFRNLLALQLRETPPAPVFAGQPAQFTLWLDNEAPRSRPALQLAMAGAAPVDAAVEANGRCAVTLSLPTTRRGWLTPGRVTLSTRYPLGLIRAWSYAQPQQRCLVYVQPEAGRPPLPASDAGRAGLRPQGDGTEEFASLRDHRAADSPRHVAWKAWARAPDLPLLTKQFDGQDGGELWLDLSQLPAALSLEARLARLTGWALDADAAGLRYGLVLPDARIAPGNGPGHRERVLRALALHGLPA; this is translated from the coding sequence ATGCGCGACGCACTCCGCCGCTGGCTGGCCTCGCTCGGCGGCTCGCCCGCGCTGCCGCTGACGCTGGACCGCCGGCGCATCTTCGTGCTGCCGACCCGCGTCGGGCTGGTATGGGGCGTGGCACTGATCGCCATGCTGCTGACCGCCATCAACTACACGCTGAGCCTGGGCTTCGCGCTGGTGTTCATGCTCGCCGGTCTGGGCCAGGTCGCGCTGCTGCACACCTTCCGCAACCTGCTCGCGCTGCAGCTGCGCGAAACGCCGCCGGCACCGGTGTTCGCCGGCCAGCCTGCGCAATTCACGCTGTGGCTGGACAATGAAGCGCCGCGCTCGCGCCCGGCGCTGCAACTGGCGATGGCGGGCGCGGCGCCGGTCGACGCCGCGGTCGAAGCGAACGGCCGCTGCGCGGTGACGCTGTCGCTGCCGACCACCCGCCGCGGCTGGCTGACGCCGGGCCGCGTCACGCTGAGCACCCGTTACCCGCTGGGCCTGATCCGCGCCTGGAGCTACGCGCAGCCGCAGCAGCGCTGCCTCGTCTACGTGCAGCCGGAAGCCGGCCGACCGCCATTGCCGGCGAGCGACGCCGGCCGCGCCGGCCTGCGGCCACAGGGCGACGGCACCGAGGAATTCGCCAGCCTGCGCGACCACCGCGCCGCCGACTCGCCGCGCCACGTCGCCTGGAAAGCCTGGGCGCGGGCGCCCGACCTGCCGCTGCTGACCAAGCAGTTCGACGGCCAGGACGGCGGCGAACTGTGGCTCGATCTGTCGCAACTGCCAGCCGCCCTGTCGCTCGAAGCCCGACTCGCGCGGCTGACCGGCTGGGCGCTCGACGCCGACGCGGCCGGCCTGCGCTACGGCCTGGTCCTGCCCGACGCGCGCATCGCTCCCGGCAACGGCCCCGGCCACCGCGAACGCGTGCTGCGCGCGCTCGCCCTGCACGGACTGCCCGCATGA